In one Aeromicrobium erythreum genomic region, the following are encoded:
- a CDS encoding aspartate kinase, whose protein sequence is MGIVVQKYGGSSVADATSVKRVAQRIVATKKAGHDVVVVVSAMGDTTDELIDLANEVSPLPPARELDMLLTAGERISMAVLAMAIGNLGQEARSFTGSQAGVITDAEHGKAKIIDVTPGRIEKAIAEGAIAIVAGFQGVSQTTKDITTLGRGGSDTTAVALAAALHADVCEIYSDVDGIFTADPRIVPDARQIPQISYEETLEMAANGAKILHLRCVEYARRNDMPIHVRSSFSDKPGTWVLKAEDVTKDPTMEQAIISGVAHDRSEAKITVVGVPDQVGYAAAILKALGDAQINIDMIVQNVSAAATALTDISFTLPRADGQTAMTALARLKDQVGFERLQYDDSVGKVSIIGAGMRSAPGITARFFQALADANVNIAMISTSEIRISVVVAESQVENAVRAAHSAFDLGTDEVEAVVYGGTGR, encoded by the coding sequence GTGGGCATTGTCGTCCAGAAGTACGGTGGCTCCTCCGTCGCCGACGCCACCAGCGTCAAGAGAGTCGCCCAGCGCATCGTCGCCACCAAGAAGGCCGGCCACGACGTCGTCGTGGTCGTCTCGGCCATGGGCGACACGACCGACGAGCTGATCGACCTCGCCAACGAGGTCTCACCGCTGCCTCCCGCGCGCGAGCTCGACATGCTGCTGACCGCCGGCGAGCGCATCTCCATGGCGGTCCTCGCCATGGCCATCGGCAACCTCGGCCAGGAGGCCCGCTCGTTCACCGGCTCCCAGGCCGGTGTCATCACCGACGCCGAGCACGGCAAGGCCAAGATCATCGACGTCACGCCCGGACGGATCGAGAAGGCGATCGCCGAGGGTGCGATCGCGATCGTCGCCGGCTTCCAGGGCGTCTCGCAGACGACGAAGGACATCACGACGCTCGGTCGCGGCGGTTCCGACACGACGGCGGTCGCGCTGGCCGCCGCGCTGCACGCCGACGTGTGCGAGATCTACTCCGACGTCGACGGCATCTTCACCGCCGACCCGCGGATCGTCCCCGACGCGCGCCAGATCCCGCAGATCTCCTACGAGGAGACGCTCGAGATGGCGGCGAACGGCGCCAAGATCCTGCACCTGCGCTGCGTCGAGTACGCGCGCCGCAACGACATGCCCATCCACGTCCGCTCGTCGTTCTCCGACAAGCCCGGCACGTGGGTCCTCAAGGCCGAGGACGTCACGAAGGACCCCACCATGGAACAAGCCATCATCTCCGGCGTCGCCCACGACCGCTCCGAGGCCAAGATCACCGTCGTCGGCGTCCCCGACCAGGTGGGCTACGCGGCGGCGATCCTCAAGGCGCTCGGCGACGCGCAGATCAACATCGACATGATCGTGCAGAACGTGTCGGCTGCCGCGACCGCGCTCACCGACATCTCCTTCACGCTGCCGCGCGCCGACGGCCAGACGGCCATGACCGCGCTCGCGCGGCTCAAGGACCAGGTCGGGTTCGAGCGGCTCCAGTACGACGACAGTGTCGGCAAGGTGTCGATCATCGGCGCCGGCATGCGCTCGGCCCCCGGCATCACCGCCCGCTTCTTCCAGGCGCTGGCCGACGCGAACGTCAACATCGCCATGATCTCCACCTCCGAGATCCGCATCTCCGTCGTCGTCGCCGAGAGCCAGGTCGAGAACGCGGTCCGCGCCGCCCACTCGGCCTTCGACCTCGGCACCGACGAGGTCGAGGCAGTCGTGTACGGGGGGACCGGACGATGA
- a CDS encoding sedoheptulose 7-phosphate cyclase, with the protein MSTEPATLDATPTSFEVHATQRIDYTLTYVDGVFDPARTELADHYREWGRVLMVVDAEVHALYGDDAAAYFAHHDIELTVHPIAIGEKNKKWSTVEGIVDAFADFGLLRKEPVLVVGGGLTTDVAGFACAAFRRSTPYIRIPTTLIGLIDASVSIKVAVNHGKHKNRLGAYHASSDVLLDFSFLRTLPEAEVRNGMAELVKITTVADAATFDLLEQHAEELLETRFGHLGGTPELRQVADRITYESIKVMLELETPNLLELDLDRVIAFGHTWSPTLELAPADPYYHGHAIAIDMAFSATVAEARGHVSAADRDRVHGLFSALGLSLDSDDLTPDLVRRATASILQTRDGLLRAAVPSPIGTCAFLNDLADDEVDALLATHKMLVAAYPREGRGVDAHVSAAAVPVPA; encoded by the coding sequence ATGAGCACCGAGCCCGCGACCCTGGACGCCACGCCCACCTCCTTCGAGGTGCACGCCACCCAGCGGATCGACTACACGCTGACCTACGTCGACGGGGTCTTCGACCCCGCCCGGACCGAGCTGGCCGACCACTACCGCGAGTGGGGACGCGTCCTCATGGTCGTCGACGCCGAGGTCCACGCCCTGTACGGCGACGACGCCGCGGCCTACTTCGCCCACCACGACATCGAGCTGACCGTCCACCCCATCGCGATCGGCGAGAAGAACAAGAAGTGGTCGACCGTCGAGGGCATCGTCGACGCGTTCGCCGACTTCGGGCTGCTCCGCAAGGAGCCGGTCCTCGTCGTCGGCGGTGGTCTGACGACCGATGTGGCGGGATTCGCGTGCGCCGCGTTCCGCCGCTCCACGCCCTACATCCGCATCCCCACGACGCTGATCGGGCTGATCGACGCGAGCGTGTCGATCAAGGTCGCCGTGAACCACGGCAAGCACAAGAACCGGCTCGGGGCCTACCACGCGTCGAGCGACGTGCTGCTCGACTTCTCCTTCCTGCGCACGCTGCCGGAGGCGGAGGTGCGCAACGGCATGGCCGAGCTCGTGAAGATCACGACGGTCGCCGACGCCGCCACCTTCGACCTGCTCGAGCAGCACGCCGAGGAGCTCCTGGAGACCCGCTTCGGGCACCTCGGGGGCACGCCGGAGCTGCGTCAGGTGGCCGACCGGATCACCTACGAGTCGATCAAGGTCATGCTGGAGCTCGAGACGCCGAACCTGCTCGAGCTCGACCTCGACCGCGTCATCGCGTTCGGGCACACCTGGAGCCCGACGCTCGAGCTCGCCCCGGCCGACCCGTACTACCACGGTCACGCCATCGCGATCGACATGGCGTTCTCGGCCACGGTCGCGGAGGCGCGCGGGCACGTCAGCGCGGCCGACCGTGACCGGGTGCACGGGCTGTTCAGCGCCCTGGGCCTGTCGCTCGACAGCGACGACCTGACGCCCGACCTGGTGCGCCGGGCGACCGCGTCGATCCTGCAGACGCGCGACGGACTGCTCCGGGCCGCCGTCCCGTCACCGATCGGCACGTGCGCCTTCCTCAACGACCTCGCCGACGACGAGGTGGACGCACTGCTGGCCACGCACAAGATGCTCGTCGCGGCGTACCCGCGCGAGGGTCGGGGCGTCGACGCGCACGTCTCGGCCGCGGCCGTGCCCGTGCCGGCATGA
- a CDS encoding HAD family hydrolase, translating into MSAILFGSISTLVDSSELQRRAFNTAFSQHGLDWSWDQEEYAALLTGNGGQDRVAAYAEQRGDDVDAAAVHATKSEIFRTLLAEEAPEPRAGVVETIRAAKEAGHRLGFVTTTSADNVAAVLKVPGLSAADFDVVVDADDVDEPKPAAEAYRHALAALGEHASDAVAVEDNTGGVTSARAAGLPVVAFPNTNTADHDWSEATERVEALELDDLLRNVGR; encoded by the coding sequence ATGTCTGCGATCCTCTTCGGTTCCATCAGCACGCTCGTCGACAGCTCCGAGCTGCAGCGCCGGGCCTTCAACACCGCCTTCTCCCAGCACGGCCTCGACTGGTCGTGGGACCAGGAGGAGTACGCCGCGCTCCTCACCGGCAACGGCGGGCAGGACCGTGTGGCCGCCTACGCCGAGCAGCGGGGCGACGACGTCGACGCCGCCGCCGTGCACGCCACCAAGTCCGAGATCTTCCGGACCCTGCTCGCAGAGGAGGCGCCGGAGCCCCGCGCCGGCGTCGTCGAGACGATCCGCGCGGCGAAGGAGGCCGGGCACCGTCTGGGCTTCGTCACCACCACCTCGGCCGACAACGTCGCCGCGGTCCTGAAGGTCCCCGGACTCTCAGCCGCCGACTTCGACGTGGTCGTCGACGCCGACGACGTCGACGAGCCCAAGCCCGCCGCCGAGGCGTACCGGCACGCGCTGGCCGCCCTCGGCGAGCACGCGTCGGACGCGGTCGCCGTCGAGGACAACACCGGAGGGGTGACGTCGGCGCGCGCTGCGGGCCTGCCGGTCGTCGCGTTCCCGAACACGAACACCGCCGACCACGACTGGTCCGAGGCGACCGAGCGCGTCGAGGCGCTCGAGCTCGACGACCTGCTGCGGAACGTCGGACGTTGA
- a CDS encoding LysR family transcriptional regulator, whose amino-acid sequence MELELRHLRVVCAIADAGSVTKAAAELGVAQPALTAQLSRIERALGGPLFDRDHRGVRPTSLGELVIARARMLLPAMTGLLDDATRLADPARGASIPDHLSIGSSSPAVLAPLIQRLEQRHPDLRVSTTASWSADELARALADGRLDYAVIGICGGDVAPDDRAITWRTFSVDPVFVMLPEDHGAADAAEVPLGALAGEAWAATPGDGCFQECFAAACAREGFAPRSLYVADAASCIELVSSGTAVALCQPTRVLPGLVTKPVADAPLRWRHLVGWRTDSVGADFADELLLTVRMAHNDLVSRSPVYAAWLEQNPGFGEQHDPGITPAV is encoded by the coding sequence GTGGAGCTGGAGCTGCGGCACCTTCGGGTCGTGTGTGCCATCGCTGACGCCGGGAGCGTCACGAAGGCCGCTGCCGAGCTGGGCGTCGCCCAGCCGGCGCTGACCGCGCAGCTGAGCCGGATCGAGCGTGCTCTCGGTGGCCCGTTGTTCGACCGCGACCACCGGGGCGTGCGGCCCACGTCGCTCGGCGAGCTGGTCATCGCCCGGGCCCGCATGCTGCTGCCCGCCATGACCGGCCTGCTCGACGACGCAACCCGGCTCGCCGACCCGGCCCGAGGTGCGAGCATCCCCGACCACCTGTCCATCGGGTCGTCGTCGCCGGCCGTCCTGGCCCCGCTGATCCAGCGTCTCGAGCAGCGTCACCCCGACCTGCGGGTCTCGACGACGGCCTCCTGGTCGGCCGACGAGCTCGCGCGGGCCCTGGCCGACGGCCGCCTCGACTACGCCGTCATCGGCATCTGCGGCGGCGACGTCGCGCCCGACGACCGCGCCATCACGTGGCGCACGTTCTCCGTCGACCCCGTCTTCGTGATGTTGCCCGAGGACCACGGCGCCGCCGACGCCGCCGAGGTGCCCCTCGGTGCCCTCGCCGGCGAGGCGTGGGCGGCCACCCCGGGCGACGGCTGCTTCCAGGAGTGCTTCGCCGCGGCCTGCGCCCGCGAGGGCTTCGCGCCACGCAGCCTCTACGTGGCCGACGCGGCGAGCTGCATCGAGCTGGTCTCCTCGGGCACGGCCGTGGCGCTCTGCCAGCCCACGCGGGTGCTGCCCGGTCTCGTCACGAAGCCGGTCGCCGACGCGCCGCTGCGCTGGCGCCACCTCGTGGGCTGGCGGACCGACTCCGTGGGCGCCGACTTCGCCGACGAGCTGCTCCTGACGGTGCGCATGGCGCACAACGACCTGGTGTCGCGCAGCCCCGTCTACGCCGCCTGGCTGGAGCAGAACCCGGGCTTCGGCGAGCAGCACGACCCAGGCATCACGCCCGCGGTATGA
- a CDS encoding aspartate-semialdehyde dehydrogenase produces MSRTASIGIVGATGQVGVAMRQILEERSFPADQVRFFASARSAGTVLPFAGREITVEDAATADPTGLDIALFSAGATTSRAHAQRFADAGVTVVDNSSAFRKDPAIPLVVSEVNPHAIPAGDGPGGRGIIANPNCTTMAAMPVLKPLHDEAGLVRLVVSSYQAVSGSGVAGVRELHGQAQAVVEKADALAYDGRAVPFPDPDVYVAPIAFNVLPMAGSVVDDGSNETDEEQKLRNESRKILEVPDLRVAGTCVRVPVFTGHSLSIHAEFDRDLTPERATEILASAPGVQLVDVPTPLHAAGTDPSLVGRIRADQSAPEGKGLVLFVSGDNLRKGAALNTVQIAELLLG; encoded by the coding sequence ATGAGCCGCACCGCCAGTATCGGCATCGTGGGTGCCACCGGCCAGGTGGGCGTCGCGATGCGCCAGATCCTCGAGGAGCGCAGCTTCCCCGCCGACCAGGTGCGCTTCTTCGCCTCGGCACGCTCCGCGGGCACCGTCCTGCCGTTCGCGGGCCGCGAGATCACCGTCGAGGACGCGGCCACGGCCGACCCCACCGGGCTCGACATCGCGCTCTTCTCCGCCGGCGCGACCACCTCGCGCGCGCACGCGCAGCGCTTCGCCGACGCCGGCGTGACCGTCGTCGACAACAGCTCCGCGTTCCGCAAGGACCCTGCCATCCCGCTCGTCGTCAGCGAGGTGAACCCGCACGCCATCCCCGCCGGCGACGGGCCCGGGGGTCGCGGCATCATCGCCAACCCCAACTGCACCACCATGGCCGCCATGCCGGTGCTCAAGCCGCTGCATGACGAGGCCGGGCTCGTCCGGCTCGTCGTCAGCAGCTACCAGGCCGTCTCCGGCTCCGGCGTCGCCGGCGTCCGCGAGCTGCACGGCCAGGCGCAGGCCGTGGTCGAGAAGGCCGACGCGCTCGCCTACGACGGCCGCGCTGTGCCCTTCCCGGACCCCGACGTCTACGTCGCTCCCATCGCGTTCAACGTGCTGCCCATGGCGGGCAGCGTCGTCGACGACGGCAGCAACGAGACCGACGAGGAGCAGAAGCTGCGCAACGAGTCGCGCAAGATCCTCGAGGTCCCCGACCTGCGCGTCGCCGGCACCTGCGTGCGTGTGCCCGTCTTCACCGGCCACTCGCTCAGCATCCACGCCGAGTTCGACCGCGACCTCACGCCCGAGCGCGCCACCGAGATCCTCGCCAGTGCGCCCGGCGTGCAGCTCGTCGACGTGCCCACGCCGCTCCACGCCGCCGGCACCGACCCGAGCCTCGTCGGACGCATCCGCGCCGACCAGTCGGCGCCCGAGGGCAAGGGCCTTGTGCTCTTCGTCAGCGGCGACAACCTGCGCAAGGGCGCCGCGCTCAACACGGTCCAGATCGCCGAGCTCCTCCTCGGCTGA
- a CDS encoding O-methyltransferase, with product MTSTVHRPAGDDGSQVLRPVTPVGIAAQEVGLVLDGLDAGLPVDDDVLARLRRAHALLAGLDPYVAASTSPESAQLAELARTTAGHRWGEHPPGAAQLEPEMVSGHVEAALMQLLVRLSGARRVLEIGTFTGYAALAVAEALPADGVVVTCEADPRAAAVARDAFARSDDGDRIELLEGPALASLEQFGEPFDLVFVDADKEGYSAYLDLLLERGLLADGALVAVDNTLMQGVAYGAPPRSEREAEQGRVIAAFNERVASDPSLVQVVLPVRDGLTLLQRRADG from the coding sequence ATGACCTCGACGGTCCACCGGCCGGCGGGGGACGACGGGTCGCAGGTGCTGCGGCCCGTCACCCCCGTCGGCATTGCCGCGCAGGAGGTCGGGCTCGTCCTCGACGGGCTCGACGCGGGCCTCCCGGTCGATGACGACGTGCTAGCCCGGCTGCGCCGCGCCCATGCGCTGCTCGCCGGGCTGGACCCGTACGTCGCGGCGAGCACCTCGCCGGAGTCGGCGCAGCTCGCCGAGCTCGCGCGGACGACGGCTGGGCACCGGTGGGGCGAGCACCCGCCGGGTGCTGCCCAGCTGGAGCCGGAGATGGTCAGCGGGCACGTCGAGGCGGCGCTGATGCAGCTGCTGGTGCGGCTCAGCGGCGCGCGTCGCGTGCTGGAGATCGGCACGTTCACCGGCTACGCGGCGCTCGCGGTGGCCGAGGCGCTCCCGGCCGACGGTGTGGTGGTCACGTGCGAGGCCGACCCGCGCGCCGCGGCCGTGGCGCGTGACGCGTTCGCCCGGTCCGACGACGGCGACCGGATCGAGCTGCTCGAGGGCCCGGCCCTGGCGTCGCTGGAGCAGTTCGGCGAGCCGTTCGACCTCGTGTTCGTCGACGCCGACAAGGAGGGGTACAGCGCCTACCTCGACCTGCTCCTCGAGCGCGGCCTGCTGGCCGACGGGGCGCTGGTGGCCGTCGACAACACCCTCATGCAGGGGGTCGCGTACGGGGCTCCGCCCCGGTCGGAGCGGGAGGCGGAGCAGGGGCGGGTCATCGCCGCGTTCAACGAGCGGGTGGCGTCCGACCCGTCGCTCGTGCAGGTCGTCCTGCCCGTGCGCGACGGGCTCACCCTCCTGCAACGGAGGGCCGATGGCTGA
- a CDS encoding acetoacetate--CoA ligase, giving the protein MPETPEVLWSPDPTATPRIASFATSVGIDPRDYDALWRWSVDEPDAFWQAVWRFFDVPGDGSPSRALADASMPGAVWFPDVRLNYAEAALRLPGRAHDDVVVVGRSQSRDDVRLTAAQLRDQVARARAGLVRAGVGRGDRVAAYAPNVPETLVLLLAAASLGAVFSSCAPEFGVQSVVDRWQQAEPVLVLAVDGYRYGAKTVERRAEVERIVEALPSVRTLVWLPYLDPDAPAPAGATTWDALLAEPGELAFERLPFDAPLYVLYSSGTTGLPKPIVHGHGGITVEHLKALGLQHDLGPDDVFLWFSTTGWMMWNLLVSGLLTGSTVLLWDGNPAHPGLDRLWRDAAELGVTYFGTSAPYLLQCRKQRLRPRDIVDTSTLRAVGSTGAPLPAEGFRWVYDAVGEHVHLQSVSGGTDVCSAFVGASPTVPVYTGEISCRSLGAAVEAYDEHARPVVGSLGELVITAPLPSMPVGFWGDADGSRYGAAYFEDIPGVWRHGDWITITERGTCTITGRSDATLNRGGVRLGTSEFYTVVESLPEVADSLVVHLEDTADDDRGDGAGTLLLFVTLTDPDGTDVDELRRTVARELRERLSPRHVPDELHVVRALPRTLSGKKLEVPVKKILRGVPVDEAATRGALEDPAALDDVAAIARER; this is encoded by the coding sequence ATGCCCGAGACCCCCGAGGTGCTCTGGAGCCCCGATCCCACCGCCACCCCGCGCATCGCGTCGTTCGCCACGTCGGTGGGGATCGATCCACGCGACTACGACGCCCTCTGGCGCTGGTCGGTCGACGAGCCCGACGCGTTCTGGCAGGCCGTCTGGCGGTTCTTCGACGTCCCGGGCGACGGGTCGCCGTCACGGGCCCTCGCCGACGCGTCGATGCCCGGAGCCGTGTGGTTCCCCGACGTCCGCCTCAACTACGCCGAGGCGGCGCTGCGGCTGCCCGGGCGCGCCCACGACGACGTGGTCGTCGTCGGGCGGTCGCAGTCGCGGGACGACGTCCGGCTGACCGCCGCCCAGCTGCGCGACCAGGTCGCGCGGGCGCGGGCCGGGCTCGTCCGGGCCGGCGTCGGTCGGGGCGACCGGGTCGCGGCCTACGCGCCCAACGTGCCCGAGACGCTGGTGCTGCTCCTCGCCGCGGCCAGCCTGGGCGCGGTCTTCAGCTCCTGCGCGCCGGAGTTCGGCGTGCAGAGCGTCGTCGACCGCTGGCAGCAGGCGGAGCCCGTGCTCGTGCTCGCCGTCGACGGCTACCGCTACGGCGCCAAGACCGTCGAGCGCCGGGCCGAGGTCGAGCGGATCGTCGAGGCGCTGCCCAGCGTGCGCACGCTCGTCTGGCTGCCCTACCTCGACCCTGACGCGCCCGCGCCCGCCGGCGCGACCACCTGGGACGCGCTCCTGGCCGAGCCCGGCGAGCTCGCCTTCGAGCGACTGCCCTTCGACGCGCCGCTCTACGTGCTCTACTCCTCGGGCACGACCGGCCTGCCGAAGCCGATCGTCCACGGCCACGGCGGCATCACCGTGGAGCACCTCAAGGCGCTCGGCCTGCAGCACGACCTCGGCCCCGACGACGTCTTCCTCTGGTTCTCCACGACCGGCTGGATGATGTGGAACCTCCTGGTGTCGGGGCTGCTGACGGGCTCCACCGTCCTGCTCTGGGACGGCAACCCCGCGCACCCGGGCCTCGACCGTCTCTGGCGCGACGCGGCGGAGCTCGGGGTGACCTACTTCGGCACCTCCGCGCCCTACCTCCTGCAGTGCCGGAAGCAAAGACTGCGCCCCCGCGATATTGTCGACACGTCGACACTTCGAGCGGTCGGCTCGACCGGCGCACCGCTCCCCGCCGAGGGCTTCCGGTGGGTCTACGACGCCGTCGGCGAGCACGTGCACCTGCAGTCCGTCTCGGGCGGGACCGACGTCTGCTCGGCGTTCGTCGGCGCCTCCCCCACCGTCCCGGTGTACACCGGCGAGATCTCGTGCCGCAGCCTCGGCGCCGCCGTCGAGGCGTACGACGAGCACGCACGACCGGTCGTGGGCTCCCTGGGCGAGCTGGTCATCACCGCTCCCCTGCCGTCGATGCCCGTCGGATTCTGGGGCGACGCCGACGGCTCGCGGTACGGGGCCGCCTACTTCGAGGACATCCCCGGCGTCTGGCGCCACGGCGACTGGATCACGATCACCGAGCGCGGCACGTGCACCATCACGGGACGCAGCGACGCGACCCTCAACCGCGGCGGCGTGCGCCTCGGCACGAGCGAGTTCTACACCGTCGTCGAGAGCCTGCCCGAGGTGGCTGACAGCCTCGTGGTGCACCTCGAGGACACCGCCGACGACGACCGTGGCGACGGCGCAGGCACGCTGCTCCTCTTCGTCACGCTCACCGACCCCGACGGCACCGACGTCGACGAGCTGCGACGCACCGTCGCTCGCGAGCTGCGCGAGCGGCTCTCGCCGCGACACGTGCCCGATGAGCTCCACGTGGTGCGTGCCCTGCCACGCACGCTGTCGGGCAAGAAGCTCGAGGTGCCGGTGAAGAAGATCCTGCGGGGCGTGCCGGTCGACGAGGCCGCCACCCGCGGCGCCCTGGAGGACCCCGCGGCGCTGGACGACGTGGCAGCGATCGCCCGGGAGCGGTGA
- a CDS encoding S1 family peptidase, translated as MNTPKRTLFGSLAAAAVLATAFGPQAIAAPSQDDGAASSKVGMLGAMQRDLGLTKTQATDRLASEAKAAKVDKTLEKSLGADYAGSWYDAKAGTLVVAVTDASQAGTVKAQGAQVRTVERSAAELDGYMKDLNAKQASAPSTVAGWYVDPAANKVVIPAGDTAAAASFAKKAGVPTSAIEVERSAEQPKPLYQGGDAYYITNARCSIGFAVNGGFVTAGHCGSQGAATQNPSGTFAGSSFPGNDYAWVRSSATITGTVNNYSGGSVAVRGSQDAAVGSSICRSGSTTGWHCGTIQARNSTVNYSQGSVYGLIRTSVCAEPGDSGGSAITGNQAQGVTSGGSGNCSSGGTTYFQPVNEILSAYGLTLKTS; from the coding sequence GTGAACACTCCCAAGCGAACCCTCTTCGGCTCGCTGGCCGCTGCCGCCGTGCTCGCCACGGCCTTCGGCCCGCAGGCCATCGCCGCCCCGTCGCAGGACGACGGCGCCGCCAGCTCGAAGGTGGGCATGCTCGGCGCGATGCAGCGCGACCTCGGCCTCACGAAGACCCAGGCCACCGACCGCCTCGCCTCCGAGGCCAAGGCCGCCAAGGTCGACAAGACGCTCGAGAAGAGCCTCGGTGCCGACTACGCCGGCTCCTGGTACGACGCGAAGGCCGGCACGCTCGTCGTCGCCGTCACCGACGCCTCCCAGGCCGGCACCGTGAAGGCGCAGGGCGCCCAGGTGCGCACCGTCGAGCGCTCGGCCGCCGAGCTCGACGGCTACATGAAGGACCTCAACGCGAAGCAGGCCTCCGCGCCGAGCACCGTCGCCGGCTGGTACGTCGACCCCGCCGCGAACAAGGTCGTCATCCCCGCGGGCGACACCGCCGCTGCCGCGTCGTTCGCCAAGAAGGCCGGCGTCCCGACGTCCGCGATCGAGGTCGAGCGCTCGGCCGAGCAGCCGAAGCCGCTCTACCAGGGTGGCGACGCCTACTACATCACCAACGCGCGCTGCTCGATCGGCTTCGCGGTCAACGGCGGCTTCGTGACGGCCGGTCACTGCGGCTCGCAGGGCGCCGCGACCCAGAACCCCAGCGGCACGTTCGCCGGGTCCAGCTTCCCCGGCAACGACTACGCGTGGGTGCGCTCCTCGGCCACCATCACCGGCACGGTGAACAACTACAGCGGCGGCAGCGTCGCCGTCCGCGGCTCGCAGGACGCGGCCGTCGGCTCGTCGATCTGCCGGTCCGGCTCGACCACCGGCTGGCACTGCGGCACCATCCAGGCCCGCAACTCCACGGTGAACTACTCGCAGGGCTCGGTCTACGGCCTCATCCGCACCAGCGTGTGCGCGGAGCCGGGCGACTCGGGCGGATCGGCGATCACCGGCAACCAGGCGCAGGGCGTCACCTCCGGTGGCTCCGGCAACTGCTCCTCGGGCGGCACGACCTACTTCCAGCCGGTCAACGAGATCCTCAGCGCCTACGGCCTGACGCTCAAGACCTCCTGA
- a CDS encoding GNAT family N-acetyltransferase gives MGAKAGVTVRPRRDDDADRLVELLARTHARDAYPVRGSLVGWAFLAGDVERAWVAEVDGRVEGHVCVLAGPDGPVLSRLFVNPDARGTGIGSTLLDAVDAWADERGLALRLVVLDQDAAARRLYEQRGWQHVGSEPAAWLGGAGPWPLAHDYCRPAS, from the coding sequence GTGGGCGCGAAGGCTGGCGTCACGGTCCGGCCGCGGCGCGACGACGACGCCGACCGGCTCGTCGAGCTCCTGGCGCGGACCCATGCCCGAGACGCCTACCCCGTGCGCGGGTCGCTGGTCGGCTGGGCGTTCCTCGCCGGCGACGTCGAGCGTGCGTGGGTGGCGGAGGTGGACGGCCGGGTCGAGGGCCACGTGTGCGTCCTTGCCGGCCCCGACGGGCCGGTCCTGTCGCGGCTGTTCGTGAACCCGGACGCGCGCGGGACCGGGATCGGTTCGACCCTCCTCGACGCGGTCGACGCGTGGGCCGACGAGCGCGGGCTCGCGCTCAGGCTCGTCGTGCTCGACCAGGACGCCGCCGCCCGGCGGCTCTACGAGCAGCGTGGCTGGCAGCACGTCGGCAGCGAACCGGCCGCCTGGCTCGGCGGCGCCGGTCCGTGGCCGCTCGCCCACGACTACTGCCGGCCCGCGTCCTGA